The genome window TGGCCCGGAAGGATGGAGCATCGACGGCGCCACGAGCTGGTTTTACGATAAGAAGCGCGCGTTCGTGGGCGCCATGGGTGATCTCGGCGTTCACAAGGCAGACCTCATACGCTGGCTGCTCGGCGAAGAGATCGTTGAGGCGGCCTCGTTCGTAGAGCATCTGCACAAGCCGATGGGGGACGTGGATGACAATGCGGTGTGCCTGCTGCGATCCGCGAGCGGCGCCATTGGCACACTGGTTTGCTCATGGACCCACAATCCGGGCGAAGACAACGCCACCACGCTTTTTGGGAGCCTCGGAATCATGCGCATCGGTTCCGATCCGCGCTTCAGCGTGGTGGTGGAACTGGCGAGTGGCGAGAAGCAGTGCTACGAAACCGGAAAGCTGCAGACGAACGAATCGGGCGGACAGAGCGATTCCGGCGTTATCCGCCAGTTTATCACCGCGATTGCAACCAATACGCCACCGGCGATTGACGGTGAAGAGGGTCGGCGCGCCCTGGCGATCATTCTGGCCTGCCTGGAATCGGCAAAAACCAAACGGTTTGCCGCAGTAAGCATCTGAATACGTGCTCGCCCTGGCCGGCGCGTGTCGATTCGCCAATTCTCAAATCGGCCGGCACTCTACGACGAAGTAACGCGGAGGCTGTTGTGCGGCGGCCAGCACCTCAAGACCGGCGCGGCCGGCAATGGTCTGCAACTCGGTCAAGGTGCGATGCTTGCCGCCGGCCAACACCATTTCCGGAGATAATGGCCGCGATGCCTCGTACGCGTCGATCCCGGCAAGGATGATAACGCGACCGCGTGGCCGCGCCGCCTCAGCGCACCGGGTGAGGATCGCGACGGCCTCCGCATCGGGCCAGTCGTTGATCACGTTCTTCAGGAGATAGAGGTCGGCGCCACCCGGCAGCGGATCGAAGAAGCTTTGCCCGATCGTTGATACCCGGGCCGCCACACCGGCGGAACCGAAAGCCGCCTCCGCGCGCGCAACGGTTCGTGGCAGGTCTACCAGCGTTCCGGTCAATGCCGGATGAACGCGGAGAAGCTCGGCGAGGAAAACGCCGGTACCACCGCCTACATCCACCACCGTGTGAACGCCCTCCCAGCCTCCCTGCGGCTGAAACGCCACGCTGGGGGTACCGTGCCCTATCTGCCCGATCAGGTCATCGAAGCTTGCGGCGAGAGCGGGGTGGGCGTCCAGGTCTTCCCAGAACGGCAGGCCGAACATCTCCGCGTAGCCTGGCGCGCCTGTACGGACGTACGTGGGCATGGTGCCCCACGCATAGGCCATACGGCCGCCGATACCGCCAAGATCCATGCCAATGCGCCGTGCTGGCTCCATCAGCGCTCGTGCGGCTTCGTTCAGGCTGAAGCAGCCGGGTGACGGCTCCTCAAACACGCCTTTGGCAACGAGCCAACTGAGCATTCGGTTGAGCGCTTCGGCGTCGCAGCCCACCGCGCGCGCGATGCCGTCGATCCCGGTGACCCCGCCAGCGATATGCTCAGCGATTCGAAGCGTTACCGCCGTATGAATGCACCACGGCGTACAGAGATCGCCAAGAGCGTCAATATCGGCTGGAGCGTCGTCGGGCACAGGTGCATCCTTAGGTCGGCCGGGGCGCCCGCTCCGACGTCCCGTATAGGCGTGAGCCTTGTCCAGATCACGTCGGCGGTGATGAATAGTACTCCTCCGGGCCCGGATTTCGCTGATCTGGAGTTGAACTTACTGAGATAGCAGCTGCCGATGCAGGCGTGGCAGCAGGAGGGCGAGGATCGCGCCACTCGCTGCTCCGACTGCGGCGAAGAATACGGGGGCGAGGATCACCGTTATGAGGGGCTTGGCCGTTCCGAGATTCCCGTGCGCCGCGTTCAGATTGATAATGATAAGGGTCCATGGCAGGAGGAAGAGGAGCAGCGCGCCAGGATACCAGATCGCGAGCCGGGTCGCCGCGGCCAAGGGGCGCCGTTCGCGCCAGCCGACCGCCGGACCCGCGACGGCGCCAAATAGCGCGCCAATGATGAAATCCTGCGAAATGGCGTACGAGCTGACAAGGCCAGTGAGCACGACGAGGGCGGTGATGCCCGCGCAGACGGCGCCGGAGGTTATTGCGCCAACCACGCTGTCGAGCGCGATCGTTTGCATTCGAAGCCGCACTGTGCCTGTTGCCGGCGGTGGCTCTTTCAACTGTGCTCCTCCGCTTATCCGAGCGCGCCGGAGATCGGGGGAGCGGACTCAATTGCCGCGTCCGTCGCAATAGGGTGCAGCCTCACGATAAGGAGGGCGGTCAATATGCCTGAGGCTATCGCCAGGGCTGCTGCGGCGACGAGCGGGCGGATCCATGCCGCATTGTCCGTGGCCGTGGCGTGATGCCGCCATGCCAGAAATGCCATCCACGCCACCAGGACGAGCAAGTCGGCCCACGAAGCGAGCAATGCGAACTTGAACGGCGCGCACGGCCGCCAGAAGTACGCGACGCCTAAGAGGCCGCCCGAGGCCGAACCGATGCCGGCCGATTGCGCGAACGCGAAGTGGCTGTACACGCCCGCGCCGAACAGCAAGTCGGTAATCGCCAGCCATGCCACGACGCAACATACGGCCCCAGCGGCGGCGGAGGATGCGGCACGGATCAGGCTGCGGCCCGGAACTGCCGCCGCCATACCGCTAAGGCTCCGCCGGCGGCGCGGCCTCGCCCGGTGACCACGCGAGGAGCCACCAGGTCTCGAGCTTTGCATGTGGGTAGTGAATGTTCAAGCTTATCACCGATCCATCCATCTCAAGCCGGAGCGTGCGGCCTGAGTACTCCGGGTAAAGCGAGGGCCACGGTCGGCCGGGAAAGGGCACACCATGCAGTCGGTCGTCAACATAGCCGGCGCGTAGGCCCAGTGATACGAGTTCGGCCCACTGCGCGTCGGTGAACGATCCCGGGAAGTAGTCGTACGATTGCGGCCACTTCCATTGGGCCGGCGGCATGTTATTGCGGCCCCAGTTCCACCACGCATAGTTGCCTGTGAAGTCGTCGGGACACATCAGGATCTTTGGCGATCGCAGGTAACCGGGCATCATCCGCTGGAGATCGACAGGTCGCTGGTTATCATAGTCGCCGAGGTACATGCGAAATGCCAGGTCGATCTGATGGAGGTTCGAGAGGCACACGGCTTGTCGGCCCCGCTCTCGCGCAGCCGACAGCGCCGGGATGAGCACGCCTGCGAGTAACGCTATGATACCGATAACCACGAGCAGCTCCACCAAAGTGAAGCCTCCGCGCCGCCGGATTCCGGTCAATTCAGGTTGCATGGGGGGCAATATAACAGCCCGCGTCGGTACCGTCGCAGCCGGTGGCCGATTGCGCCGCCTGCGGCTCACGCAGGCCGTAGAGGAAAACGATGCCGCAAATCCGCGAGACTCTGAAGCAGACGCCATGGTTATTGCGATGACCCGTATCGGTCCAAGGCACGAACCATTCCGCCGGATCGTTACGGCTCTGGAGTTATACGGTGCGTGCGATCCCGTGACTGCATACGCGAGTATAACCGAATGGACGCACCTCCTCCGACAGCTGTCAACGCGTGCGGCAAAAAAAGGCGGCATACAGCCGACTGGTCCGTCCACCTTACAGCATCGTGCCTGACAGGCAGCCTTGCGGGATGCGAAGCAAGGCGCATTATTCTGCTGCCGCGGCCGCCGACCGCCTTCATGCCGGCCGTGACCAGGGCAGAAATACTGGCAAAGATGACCGTGCGAGTGGCCGAACGGCGAGGCGATTGCCAGCTCGGAGTTGGGCTATGCCGTCAATTCAGAAGCGCCCGTCTACGAGCTCTCTGTTCCGGGCCCGGACGCCGCCGGCGGTTCAGCCGGCGGCTGGAATGCGGGCTTTCGGAACGCAGCCATGATCATTGGAACCAGCAGCCCGGCGAACAGTCCACCAACGGCCAGAGCGGCGATGCAGCTGGCGGCCGATTCGCTGTTGTACGCCATCGTATGGTCGATGCTGGCGTACACAGCGGTCTGGTTATAACTGATCACGGCCAGCGGAACCAGCACGACTGCGGCGGCGACGGCGAATCCAATGGCGGAGACGATGGCCCCCTTTAGCGGGCTGGTTGAGCGGCTGGCCAGAAAGTAGCCGGCCAGCAGCCCGAGGCCGGCGCCGCCGGCAAGCAGCTGGTTGGTGCCCAGAAACTCCGGTACGTTGGCCTTCAGCATTCCCATGGCTGCACCCATGGTAGCGCCGGCCGATATGATTATCCCGGCAACAATGCCGACGAGGAGTGCGGCGGAGCCGGGCGCTCCGCCCGATTTGGTTACTGCCATATTTGGACGACCTTTCACGGGCAAACCCACCTCTCCAAAGCGGGCGGCTGGAGAGGTGAGCGTGCCGCGAACTGCAGCTGCTTCACCGGGCGTGTCGCCACCCGGCGAAGCAGCTCACGCGGAGTTTAGTACCGTACGGTAACCGGCGCCTTCTTGTCGAAGCTCTCGTTAGCGGCCAGCGCCAGCAGCGTGGTTCGTACGCCATCGGCATGCGAACATCGTATGCCGGCGGTATCGCCCGATTTCACGGCATCGATGAACGCGCGATCCTCCACCGGGAAGATATCCTCGGTGCTCGGCAGGTCTTCTTCCCCGCCTTCGCCTTCCCGATAGATCCGGACGCTGTGGCCCCAATCGGTGAATCGCGCACTGTGGTGGCTCGCCCAGATATTCAGGAAGACTCCACCGCCGCCGGCGCCGGCGCCGCAGCAAGACATGATGTTGCCGACAGCGCCCGACTCGAACTTCATGGCAACCACCATCGCGTCTTCCAGGTCGTAAGCCGGAATGATGTTCGGCCGCCTGGTATTCCAGCCATTGGCGCCGTATGCAAACACTTCCTGAACCTCACCCATCAGGTATCTGGCAAGGTCCACCGTGTGGATCACCTGCTCCACAAACTGGCCTCCGCTTCTGCTCTTGATTGGCCACCAGAGGCCAATAGGCTGGCTGGCAAAGTAGTCGCCCTCCTTGCGAAGGGGCGGACCACCGACCCACGCGCCATCCAGCAGCATGCCGGGGTCGTCTTTCAGCAGTCCGCGGACACGGTTGACCGATTTGCGATAGCGGTTCATGAATCCGGCGGAGGTGATCAGTCCGCTTGCCTTTACCTCCTCGGCAAGTTTGCGCAGATCATCGGGATCGATGCCGAGCGGCTTTTCCACCAGGAACGGAACGCCGGCCGCGAGGCAGGCTCGCTCCGGCGCGCCGTGCGCATAGGTGGGAATCATGATGTAGGCCGCATCGAGCTTTTCGGCGGCGAACATTTTGGCCGCGTCGTCGTATGCTGCGCCGCCATACTTCTCTACATACTTTTCGGCGCGCTCCACGATGACATCACAGAACGCCGCCAACTGCACATCTTCAAACTTGGAGAGGCCGGCTTCGTGTGCATGAGATATTCCGCCGCACCCGATAAAGCCGACGCGTAGCTTTCCTTCAGACATAACGGTTCTCGTCCCCCTCGGTGGGTTGTTGTGCCGGGTTCACCCGGAGTTCGCAACTGTTCCCGTTTAGTTTGTGCGCCGGCTTGCCGAACTCCTGCCCGGGCGCAGCGCGTAGATAGCACGCTCGCTGGCATGCATGCCGCACCGTGCGGCTATCCCCAGGGATAGTGCGTTGTAGCAAGTAACAGCCACGCCATAGCCGCACCGGCCAGGCTGGCGGCCAGATTGACGACGTCGTTGGTGACCGGGCGGAATCCATGAACCGGTTTCTGGCCGGCAGCCGCGGGTCCGTCGCGGGGTGCGTAGTCGTCTTCACCCGCATACTGCGCCTGAAGACCTGCTCCGAGGATGCTGTCGGCCATGCTGCCGAGGAAGCCTGCCCACACCACCACCAGGATTTCGCCCGGCTGCAGCCGCCATACGAAGGCGACGCCTGCCGGGATCAACGCAGCGCCGACCAGGCCGGCCAGCGTGCCTGGCGTTGAGACCGCGCCGGATACCCCGGGTGCGACCTTGCGCCACGAAGTCAGCAGGCGCGGAACGCCGCCCAGCAGGCGACCAACCTCAGTGCTCCACGTATCGGCGGTTACGGTGGCCAGCGCCGCAAGATATAGCATCAGTAGCTCGCGGCTTCGGTACCACGGCCACTCATGCGCCTTTGCGGCGAAGAGCACGACGAGCGCAGCCGCCACGCCGCCATTTGCCCATACCTGCCGGGCACGCCGCGGGCCCTTACCGGCATTGCAAACGTTGGCTTTGCCGATCCTGGATAGTATCGTTCCGGTCGCCAGAAACACCAGGAGAGGAATCGCGAATGCAGGGCCACCAATGCCAAACACGATGCAGCCAACGGCAAACGCGGAAGTCGCGCCTCCCACCGTCAGCGCCTTCAGCGCCCATGCGGCAAACGCAACGGCAGCGGAGGCGCATATCGCCACGGCAACCGGCGGCTGATGCAAGAGGAAGGGTATGTGGGCTTCGGGTCTCAACGGCTCACCCACCGATCGCCCTCCAGGGTGTACCGCCATGGTCTTGCAGCAGCCCCCGGGTGACCGATTCCAATGCGGCGCGAGGCGATAACAGCTCCTGTCGAACCGGTCGATCCTGCAGGCGGTGTGATCCAGAGGGATCTCGAATCGCAGAGATCGACGCCGTCGTGCGAACGATCGATCCCCATCGCCTGGCAGAGCCGGCCAGGACCGCAAGCCACCTGCCGCATGAGGTCGGTCCGGCGTCCAGCGCCGGCGTCGCAGCCCTGCATGCCGGTTATGCCACGGCGCGCCGCCATAATCTCCACACCGATCAAAGATTCCACGGAGCGAATCAGCACCGCGCCGGCTGTTCCGTCCAGTCCGGTTACGGCGTTCAGGCAGTGGTGGATGCCGTAGATCAGATAGACGTAGGCCCTGCCGGGTGGCCCGAACATGCTGCCGTTCCTCGCTGTCTTGCCCCGGTAGGCGTGGCTGGCCGGATCATCCGGCATGTAGGCTTCCGTTTCCGATATGCGGCCGCATGTGATTACGCTGCCGGCACGGCTCCAGAGCAGGCCGTTCAAAAGTCTCGGTGCAACCTGTGTGGCATCGGGCAGGTAGAACTCGGCCGGCAGCGCTGCGAAGGATTCCGGAACAGCGATAGCCGGCTGGCGAGATGGTTCAGCGAGTTTCATCCGGTTGGTTTTACGCTTTGGCGGGCCATATCGGCTCAGAGCGGCCAGCCTGCAGTCGCACATTATACGGCGATGTAGTAGAACGCTAGAGCAACGACGACCCAGGTGGCGAGCAGTTGTGCGCCTTCCAGCCAGTGGCTTTTGCCGTCCATCGATATCAAGACGGCGATCACCGCTGAGGCGGTAAGTGCCACGAGCTCAAATGGACTGAACAGAACGGTGATCGGATGTCCCAGTGTGCCGCTCAGCAGTATTATCACCGGTATGGCTAGCATAGCGATCTGGGTACTGGAAGAGACGGCGATGTTCAGGCTGACTTCGATCCGGTTTTGAAGCGCCATCAGGATGGCGGTGCTGTGCTCTGCGGCGTTGCCAATGATCGGGATCACGATCACGCCGATAAAGAGCCGGCTCAGGCGCCATCGCGCAGCCACCGGCTCGATGCCCGCCACCAGCAGCTCGCTCTCCATGGCGATGAACACCGTGGCCGCCGCAAGCGTAAGCGCAGCCATCGAGCGCGGCCACACAGCCGCCTCATGTCTGTTGTTGAGGTCACCGCGAAACAGGTCTTCATGCGTATAGAGCGAGAAAACCAGGCCTCCGATGTACACCAGCAGCAGCACGACCGCGATGCCGGTGCTGAGGTGGGCAACCCGCGGATTGGAGACCAGCTCGCTGATGCCGTGAAGGTTGCGAACGAACAGGGCCGGCACCAGCAGACCTACTACAGCCATACCCAGCATGGTGGCATGCGCCAGGGCTACATCCACGCTGAACCGCTGCACCTTGTGGCGTATTCCGCCAAGAAATACGGAGAGTCCCAGCACCAGCAGGATATTGCCGATGATGGAGCCGATGAGCGACGCCTTCACCACTTCGACTTCGCCGGCATGCACGGCCACCATGGCGAATATGATCTCGGTGGCATTGCCGAATGTCGCCGTCAGTAATCCGCCAACACCCGGTCCATACCGAAGAGCCAGTTCGTTGGTCGCGCGTCCCAAAAAGCCCGCCAGTGGTATAACTGCAAGGCAGGCTGTGGCAAATACCCAGGGTGCGGGAGCGTTCAGCACGTGCAGCGCCAGGCTGATGGGTACAAACACCAGCATGACGGCCATAAGGCGCATCGAGCGATCTCCCAGTGGCCGCAGAATCTTCCGGGCTTTTCGACGTAGGCCGGTGGACTTCCTGCCGCAGCGGCTTCGGAGGGTGCGCGAAAGGCAAGCTTGAAGGCAGCAGTGCTGACGGTGAGTGACCGCTGTTCCAGCGGCGCGATGGAGGATTTGAGCGGAGCCCTGGCAGCCGGGCTGCTGGCCGCGGAAGGCTTCGATCCGGTTTTGCGCGCCTGCGTCGCGGATGATGCGGCCGCGATTGCGGCACAACTGATCGCTTTTTGCGCTGACGATGCCGCGCTGGTTCTCACGACGGGAGGAACGGGCATGGCGCCGCGAGATGTGACGCCTGAAGCCACACGGACGGTGCTGGAACGCGAGGCGCCGGGAGTTGCGGAGCTTCTCCGCTGGCGCGCCATGGCGCAGTTTCCGCGGGCTGTTCTATCACGCGGTCTGGCCGGCACGCGGGGCGGCACGTTGATCGTCAACCTGCCCGGAAGTCCTGGTGGCGTGCAGGATGGCGTCAAGGAGCTTTTACCGCATCTTGGGCATCTGCTTGCGCTGCTCCGCGGCGAGCCAACCGAGCATTCGGCCCCGGAGTCGGCAGACCCGCCAGCCGTGGTGACGCAGCTGGAAGCGAACATCGACGACATGTCGCCGGAGCTTTACGATGTAGCTCTGGAGCGCATCGCCGCGGCGGGCGCGCTTGAGACGTTTCTGACGCCCGTGATCATGAAGAAGTGCCGGCCGGCCGTGCTGCTTACCGCCCTTGCGCCGCCGGAGCGGGCGGCGGCGGTGGCAAAAGCCATCCTGCGGGAAACTACCACATTCGGCGTGCGTTGGTCGGTGCGGCAGCGGTTTGTGCTCCGGCGTTCGTGGAGGACGGTTACCACGCCATACGGGGCTATACGGATCAAGCTGGGCGAAGCGGCAGATGGCAGCATTACAGCTTCGCCGGAGTTCGAGGACGTGAAGGCGGCTGCGGCGGCAACCGGCGCCCCTGCGGCGGCGATATTGCAAGCGGCGACTTCCGCGTATGCTGCCGAAGTGACGGCTGAAGCGCCGTAACGATGGTTTCAGAGCCGACAGGGCGTTTGACAAAGGCTATCGGCTTGGCTATACTCGCGGGGCACTGACATTGACAGGCGCGCGGCGACGGGAGCCGCGGGGAGGGGTGGCGTTGCAGGCCAGAAAAGGCGCGGAGTATGTGGTCGGAGTTGACCTCGGTGGCACCAACGTGCGCGCTGCCGTTCTGGATCGCACCGAGAATACGTTGGGGCGCCAGGAGATGGCATCGGACGCCAAGGCGGGCGTTGAGCGGACTGTTGGGCAGATCGCCGCGTGCATTCAAGGCGCGGTTCGATCCTCCGGACTGGCCCTGGAGCAGATCGGCGCTATCGGCATGGCTGTGCCGGGCCACATCG of Armatimonadota bacterium contains these proteins:
- a CDS encoding Gfo/Idh/MocA family oxidoreductase, yielding MPKKKIRVGVIGCGSIAIHRHAPEYAANPEVELVAFADIVPERSKALAARYGGKDFARWEDLLSVKGLDAVSVCLPNYLHAPVTIAALKAEKHTLCEKPMATSDKEAREMMSAASRAGKFLMIGHNQRLASLHVKARELVAAGVIGRVLTFRTAFSHPGPEGWSIDGATSWFYDKKRAFVGAMGDLGVHKADLIRWLLGEEIVEAASFVEHLHKPMGDVDDNAVCLLRSASGAIGTLVCSWTHNPGEDNATTLFGSLGIMRIGSDPRFSVVVELASGEKQCYETGKLQTNESGGQSDSGVIRQFITAIATNTPPAIDGEEGRRALAIILACLESAKTKRFAAVSI
- a CDS encoding hydroxyneurosporene methyltransferase, whose amino-acid sequence is MPDDAPADIDALGDLCTPWCIHTAVTLRIAEHIAGGVTGIDGIARAVGCDAEALNRMLSWLVAKGVFEEPSPGCFSLNEAARALMEPARRIGMDLGGIGGRMAYAWGTMPTYVRTGAPGYAEMFGLPFWEDLDAHPALAASFDDLIGQIGHGTPSVAFQPQGGWEGVHTVVDVGGGTGVFLAELLRVHPALTGTLVDLPRTVARAEAAFGSAGVAARVSTIGQSFFDPLPGGADLYLLKNVINDWPDAEAVAILTRCAEAARPRGRVIILAGIDAYEASRPLSPEMVLAGGKHRTLTELQTIAGRAGLEVLAAAQQPPRYFVVECRPI
- a CDS encoding type II secretion system protein → MQPELTGIRRRGGFTLVELLVVIGIIALLAGVLIPALSAARERGRQAVCLSNLHQIDLAFRMYLGDYDNQRPVDLQRMMPGYLRSPKILMCPDDFTGNYAWWNWGRNNMPPAQWKWPQSYDYFPGSFTDAQWAELVSLGLRAGYVDDRLHGVPFPGRPWPSLYPEYSGRTLRLEMDGSVISLNIHYPHAKLETWWLLAWSPGEAAPPAEP
- a CDS encoding Gfo/Idh/MocA family oxidoreductase; the encoded protein is MSEGKLRVGFIGCGGISHAHEAGLSKFEDVQLAAFCDVIVERAEKYVEKYGGAAYDDAAKMFAAEKLDAAYIMIPTYAHGAPERACLAAGVPFLVEKPLGIDPDDLRKLAEEVKASGLITSAGFMNRYRKSVNRVRGLLKDDPGMLLDGAWVGGPPLRKEGDYFASQPIGLWWPIKSRSGGQFVEQVIHTVDLARYLMGEVQEVFAYGANGWNTRRPNIIPAYDLEDAMVVAMKFESGAVGNIMSCCGAGAGGGGVFLNIWASHHSARFTDWGHSVRIYREGEGGEEDLPSTEDIFPVEDRAFIDAVKSGDTAGIRCSHADGVRTTLLALAANESFDKKAPVTVRY
- a CDS encoding DUF92 domain-containing protein, giving the protein MGEPLRPEAHIPFLLHQPPVAVAICASAAVAFAAWALKALTVGGATSAFAVGCIVFGIGGPAFAIPLLVFLATGTILSRIGKANVCNAGKGPRRARQVWANGGVAAALVVLFAAKAHEWPWYRSRELLMLYLAALATVTADTWSTEVGRLLGGVPRLLTSWRKVAPGVSGAVSTPGTLAGLVGAALIPAGVAFVWRLQPGEILVVVWAGFLGSMADSILGAGLQAQYAGEDDYAPRDGPAAAGQKPVHGFRPVTNDVVNLAASLAGAAMAWLLLATTHYPWG
- a CDS encoding DNA-3-methyladenine glycosylase, which encodes MPAEFYLPDATQVAPRLLNGLLWSRAGSVITCGRISETEAYMPDDPASHAYRGKTARNGSMFGPPGRAYVYLIYGIHHCLNAVTGLDGTAGAVLIRSVESLIGVEIMAARRGITGMQGCDAGAGRRTDLMRQVACGPGRLCQAMGIDRSHDGVDLCDSRSLWITPPAGSTGSTGAVIASRRIGIGHPGAAARPWRYTLEGDRWVSR
- the cax gene encoding calcium/proton exchanger; the encoded protein is MRLMAVMLVFVPISLALHVLNAPAPWVFATACLAVIPLAGFLGRATNELALRYGPGVGGLLTATFGNATEIIFAMVAVHAGEVEVVKASLIGSIIGNILLVLGLSVFLGGIRHKVQRFSVDVALAHATMLGMAVVGLLVPALFVRNLHGISELVSNPRVAHLSTGIAVVLLLVYIGGLVFSLYTHEDLFRGDLNNRHEAAVWPRSMAALTLAAATVFIAMESELLVAGIEPVAARWRLSRLFIGVIVIPIIGNAAEHSTAILMALQNRIEVSLNIAVSSSTQIAMLAIPVIILLSGTLGHPITVLFSPFELVALTASAVIAVLISMDGKSHWLEGAQLLATWVVVALAFYYIAV
- a CDS encoding DUF111 family protein, translating into MKAAVLTVSDRCSSGAMEDLSGALAAGLLAAEGFDPVLRACVADDAAAIAAQLIAFCADDAALVLTTGGTGMAPRDVTPEATRTVLEREAPGVAELLRWRAMAQFPRAVLSRGLAGTRGGTLIVNLPGSPGGVQDGVKELLPHLGHLLALLRGEPTEHSAPESADPPAVVTQLEANIDDMSPELYDVALERIAAAGALETFLTPVIMKKCRPAVLLTALAPPERAAAVAKAILRETTTFGVRWSVRQRFVLRRSWRTVTTPYGAIRIKLGEAADGSITASPEFEDVKAAAAATGAPAAAILQAATSAYAAEVTAEAP